In one Populus nigra chromosome 12, ddPopNigr1.1, whole genome shotgun sequence genomic region, the following are encoded:
- the LOC133669446 gene encoding putative receptor-like protein kinase At3g47110 produces MSYHQNFTVTVFCLICYLMPAKSAFVCNFTDCQALFKFKAGIIIDPEGQLQDWKEANPFCNWTGITCHQSIQNRVIDLELTNMDLQGSISPFLSNLSLLTKLSLQSNSFHGEIPTTLGVLSQLEYLNMSENKLTGAFPASLHGCQSLKFLDLTTNSLSGVIPEELGWMKNLTFLAISQNNLTGVIPAFLSNLTELTRLELAVNYFTGKIPWELGALTRLEILYLHLNFLEGAIPASLGNCTALREISLIENRISGELPAEMGNKLQNLQKLYFINNNISGRIPVTFSNLSQITLLDLSINYLEGEVPEELGKLKNLEILYLHSNNLVSNSSLSFLTALTNCSFLQKLHLGSCLFAGSLPASIGNLSKDLYYFNLLNNRIRGEIPDSIGNLSGLVTLHLWDNRLDGTIPATFGKLKLLQRLYLGRNKLQGSIPGEMGQMENLGLLDLGNNSITGSIPSSLGNLSQLRYLDLSQNSLSGNIPIKLSQCNLMMQLDLSFNNLQGPLPPEITLLANLDLFFNISNNNLDGEIPASIGKLVSVQAIDLSVNKFSGMISSSIGSCASLEYLNLSKNMIEGTIPESLKQITYLKVLDLSFNQLTGRVPIWLANASVMQNFNFSYNRLTGEVPSTGRFKNLNGSSLIGNAGLCGGSALMRLQPCVVQKKRRKVRKWAYYLLAITISCSLLLLIFVWVCVRKLFNKKAEAESEGPILMASPSFNGGRNLTQRELEIATTGFNDANLLGRGSFGSVYKAWIDDSISCVAVKVLNKDNRQSYKSLKRECQILSGIKHRNLVKMIGSIWSSQFKALILEFVGNGNLEQHLYPSESEGENCRLTLKERLGIAIDIANALEYLHVGCSTQVVHCDLKPQNVLLDDDMVAHVADFGIGKLIFADKPTEYSTTTSVVRGSVGYIPPEYGQSTEVSSRGDIYSFGVMLLELITRKKPTSEMFADGLDLRKWVDAAFPHHILEIVDVSLKQESLSGDASGDLQKLEQCCLQVLNAGMMCTEENPLRRPPISLVTGELQHTWKEMGFDR; encoded by the exons ATGTCATACCACCAAAACTTCACTGTGACGGTCTTCTGTCTCATCTGTTATCTCATGCCAGCAAAATCAGCATTTGTTTGCAATTTTACTGATTGTCAAGCCCTTTTCAAATTCAAGGCAGGCATAATAATTGATCCAGAAGGTCAACTCCAAGATTGGAAGGAAGCCAATCCCTTCTGTAACTGGACTGGAATTACATGCCACCAATCTATCCAAAACCGGGTTATAGATCTTGAGCTCACAAACATGGACTTACAAGGAAGTATATCACCATTTCTATCCAATCTTTCTCTTCTCACCAAGCTTTCTTTGCAGAGTAATAGTTTCCATGGAGAAATCCCAACTACCTTGGGAGTACTCTCACAGCTAGAATATCTGAATATGAGTGAAAATAAGCTCACCGGTGCCTTTCCAGCTTCACTACATGGTTGCCAAAGCTTGAAATTTCTAGACTTGACTACCAACAGCCTGTCTGGGGTCATTCCTGAAGAACTTGGCTGGATGAAGAACCTGACATTTTTAGCTATCTCTCAAAACAACCTCACTGGGGTCATTCCAGCCTTTTTATCAAACCTGACAGAATTGACCCGACTAGAATTAGCTGTGAATTACTTTACTGGTAAAATTCCATGGGAACTAGGAGCTTTGACCAGGCTAGAGATTTTGTATTTGCACCTGAACTTTCTTGAGGGAGCAATACCTGCATCACTAGGTAATTGCACTGCATTACGTGAAATTTCATTGATTGAGAATCGGATATCAGGAGAACTCCCTGCCGAAATGGGGAACAAGCTCCAAAACTTGCAGAAGTTGTAttttataaacaacaacatTTCTGGCAGGATTCCAGTGACATTCTCAAATCTTTCACAAATAACACTGCTTGATTTGAGTATCAATTACTTAGAGGGTGAGGTTCCTGAGGAACTGGGGAAGTTGAAGAACCTTGAGATCCTTTATCTTCATAGCAACAACCTGGTTAGCAATTCTTCTCTCAGTTTTCTTACTGCTCTTACAAACTGTTCATTTCTGCAGAAACTGCACTTAGGCTCGTGCTTATTTGCTGGGAGTTTACCAGCTTCCATTGGGAATCTGTCAAAAGACCTCTATTATTTCAATCTTTTGAATAACCGTATAAGGGGAGAGATTCCAGATAGTATTGGCAACTTGAGTGGCCTCGTGACCCTCCATCTGTGGGACAACCGATTGGATGGAACAATTCCAGCAACTTTTGGAAAGCTGAAGCTGTTGCAAAGACTATATTTGGGGAGAAACAAGCTTCAAGGTTCTATTCCAGGTGAAATGGGGCAGATGGAAAACCTTGGTTTACTTGATCTTGGTAATAACTCCATAACTGGGTCAATCCCATCTTCACTTGGTAACCTCTCACAGTTGAGATACCTGGACCTATCTCAGAATAGCTTATCAGGAAATATTCCCATCAAACTCAGCCAGTGCAATCTCATGATGCAGCTGGATCTATCTTTTAACAATCTTCAGGGGCCTCTTCCACCAGAAATCACCCTTTTGGCTAACTTGGATCTCTTCTTCAACATTTCAAATAACAATCTAGATGGGGAAATACCTGCAAGTATTGGAAAGCTGGTATCTGTACAAGCTATTGACTTGTCAGTGAATAAATTTTCTGGCATGATATCAAGTTCGATTGGAAGTTGTGCATCCTTGGAGTACTTGAACCTATCCAAGAACATGATTGAAGGTACTATTCCAGAATCCTTGAAACAAATTACATATTTGAAAGTCCTGGACTTGTCTTTTAATCAATTAACAGGCAGAGTTCCGATCTGGCTTGCCAATGCCTCAGTGATgcagaattttaatttttcctatAATAGATTAACAGGAGAGGTTCCAAGTACGGGAAGgtttaaaaatcttaatggAAGCTCATTGATAGGAAATGCAGGCTTGTGTGGTGGTTCTGCACTAATGAGACTCCAGCCATGTGTGGttcagaagaaaaggagaaaggtAAGGAAATGGGCATATTATTTGCTTGCAATTACGATTAGTTGTTCTTTATTGCTCTTGATATTTGTCTGGGTCTGCGTtcgaaaattatttaataagaaaGCCGAGGCAGAATCTGAAGGACCAATTCTAATGGCTTCCCCATCCTTTAATGGAGGCCGAAATTTGACTCAAAGAGAGCTTGAAATTGCAACCACTGGTTTCAATGATGCCAATCTCTTGGGGAGAGGAAGCTTTGGATCTGTTTATAAGGCATGGATTGACGATAGCATATCTTGTGTTGCGGTTAAGGTTCTAAATAAAGACAATAGGCAGAGTTACAAAAGCCTAAAAAGGGAGTGCCAAATACTGTCAGGAATTAAGCATCGGAATCTGGTTAAAATGATTGGATCAATCTGGAGTTCACAGTTCAAGGCTCTTATCCTTGAGTTTGTAGGTAATGGAAACTTGGAACAGCATCTTTATCCAAGTGAGTCTGAAGGAGAAAATTGTCGATTGACATTGAAGGAAAGATTAGGAATAGCAATAGATATTGCAAATGCCTTGGAGTATCTTCATGTGGGATGCTCAACTCAAGTCGTGCACTGTGATCTGAAACCACAAAATGTTCTTCTTGACGATGATATGGTGGCCCATGTTGCTGATTTTGGAATAGGAAAGCTCATTTTTGCTGATAAACCAACTGAATATTCTACCACAACAAGTGTTGTGCGAGGATCTGTTGGTTATATTCCTCCAG AATATGGACAGAGTACTGAAGTATCATCTAGAGGAGACATATATAGCTTCGGTGTCATGCTGCTTGAATTGATAACGCGGAAGAAACCAACAAGCGAAATGTTTGCAGATGGACTTGATCTAAGGAAGTGGGTGGACGCTGCATTTCCTCACCATATTTTGGAAATTGTAGACGTGTCATTAAAGCAGGAGTCACTTTCAGGAGATGCAAGTGGTGATTTACAAAAGCTGGAGCAATGCTGTCTTCAAGTGCTAAATGCAGGGATGATGTGCACAGAAGAGAACCCACTGAGGCGTCCACCGATCTCTTTGGTCACAGGAGAGCTTCAGCATACTTGGAAAGAAATGGGATTTGACAGATAG
- the LOC133669448 gene encoding pentatricopeptide repeat-containing protein At3g05340-like, which yields MKSKWVIHKLNSHIPSWATSLTSPLKAKTYHTPSSKTSSFLLNHVDIGHLLSICGREGYLHLGSSLHASIIKTHELFNPLEQNAFVIWNSLLSMYVKNGVLTDAAKLFDEMPMRDTVSWNIMISGFLKDGSFDVGFGFFKQMQSLGFYRLDQATFTTILSACDRPELGFVNKMVHCLAVLNGFQREISVGNALITSYFKCGFYSSGMQVFDEMLERNVITWTAIISGLVQSELYRDSLRLFVKMTNGLVEPNSLTYLSSLMACSGLQALREGCQIHGRLWKLGLQSEFRVESALMDMYSKCGSMGDALQIFESAGQLDEVSMTIILAGFAQNGFEEEAMQFFVKMLEAGTEIDPNMVSAVLGVFGADTSLGLGQQIHSLVIKRRFGSNPFVGNGLINMYSKCGDLEDSTKVFSRMPCLNSVSWNSMIAAFARHGDGSRALQLYKEMRLKGVEPTDVTFLSLLHACSHVGLVEKGMEFLKSMTEVHKLTPRMEHYACVVDMLGRAGLLNEAKTFIEGLPMKPDVLVWQALLGACGIHGDPEMGKYAAEQLILSAPEKPSPYILLANIYSSKGRWKERAKTIKRMKEMCVAKETGISWIEIENNLHSFVVEDKKHPQAEIIYGVLAELFGHMIDEGYVPDKRYILAYVNQDEKGVTNPNNCRNFPSKTIPLRLFPSLSTSSKFKPHCLGRAEEDSPLSTSSAYTVLGIKPGCSAAAIKAAFRAKVKQFHPDLNKDGKVSDLMIRRVIQAYEMLSNFSRPEIIERECLDPFEEPECEAFDIFVNEVLCVGKGCPYSCVQRAPYAFTYASSTGTARATSQGHGEDYQVQLAVGQCPRSCIHYVTPSQRIILEELLDSILEVPYDCSAEADLLYSLIVKARFENNRFRKPKKQPKTSTKHVDWF from the exons atgaaatCCAAATGGGTAATCCACAAATTGAATTCCCATATTCCCTCATGGGCGACCTCCTTGACATCTCCACTCAAAGCAAAAACCTATCACACCCCATCTTCAAAGACTTCATCTTTTCTTCTCAACCATGTAGATATTGGCCACCTCTTGTCCATTTGTGGAAGAGAAGGTTACCTTCATTTAGGTTCTTCTCTCCATGCCTCTATAATCAAAACCCACGAATTATTTAATCCCCTGGAACAAAATGCCTTTGTCATTTGGAATTCTCTCCTTTCTATGTACGTAAAAAATGGGGTCTTAACTGATGCTGCTAagttgtttgatgaaatgcccATGAGAGATACTGTGTCTTGGAATATAATGATTTCTGGGTTTTTAAAAGATGGGAGTTTTGATGTGGGCTTTGGGTTCTTTAAACAGATGCAAAGTTTGGGTTTTTATAGGCTAGATCAAGCAACTTTTACCACGATTTTATCAGCTTGCGATAGGCCTGAGCTTGGTTTTGTTAACAAGATGGTGCATTGTTTGGCGGTTTTAAATGGTTTTCAGAGGGAAATAAGTGTAGGGAATGCGTTGATAACATCTTATTTTAAATGTGGTTTTTATAGTTCAGGAATGCAGGTTTTTGATGAGATGCTTGAAAGGAATGTTATTACCTGGACTGCAATAATATCAGGGCTAGTACAAAGTGAATTATACAGGGATAGTTTGAGATTGTTTGTGAAAATGACTAATGGATTGGTAGAACCGAATTCTTTGACGTATTTGAGTTCATTGATGGCATGTTCAGGTCTTCAGGCATTGAGAGAAGGGTGTCAAATTCATGGACGTTTATGGAAATTGGGTCTTCAATCAGAGTTCCGTGTTGAAAGTGCGCTAATGGACATGTATTCGAAATGTGGAAGCATGGGAGATGCTTTGCAGATTTTTGAGTCTGCAGGACAACTTGATGAGGTTTCCATGACTATAATTCTTGCAGGTTTTGCACAAAATGGGTTTGAGGAAGAAGCTATGCAATTTTTTGTGAAAATGTTAGAGGCAGGAACTGAGATTGACCCGAACATGGTTTCAGCTGTCCTTGGGGTTTTTGGTGCAGATACGTCCTTGGGTCTTGGCCAGCAAATTCACTCATTAGTTATCAAACGGAGATTTGGTTCTAATCCCTTTGTTGGCAATGGGCTTATTAATATGTACTCAAAGTGTGGAGATTTGGAGGATTCGACCAAAGTCTTCAGTCGAATGCCTTGCTTGAACTCAGTCTCTTGGAACTCTATGATAGCTGCTTTTGCTCGTCACGGGGATGGCTCTAGAGCACTGCAGTTATATAaagagatgagattgaaagGTGTAGAGCCAACAGATGTTACATTTCTCTCATTGCTTCATGCGTGTAGCCATGTAGGCTTAGTTGAAAAGGGCATGGAGTTCTTAAAATCCATGACTGAAGTTCATAAGCTTACTCCTAGAATGGAGCACTATGCTTGTGTTGTTGACATGTTAGGTCGAGCAGGGCTTCTTAATGAAGCCAAGACTTTTATTGAGGGATTACCTATGAAGCCTGACGTGCTTGTTTGGCAAGCATTGCTAGGAGCTTGTGGCATTCATGGAGATCCTGAAATGGGGAAATATGCAGCTGAGCAGTTAATTTTATCAGCACCTGAGAAGCCTTCTCCTTACATTTTGTTGGCGAATATATATTCTTCTAAAGGAAGATGGAAAGAAAGAGCAAAGACTATCAAGAGAATGAAAGAAATGTGTGTTGCCAAAGAAACTGGAATAAGTTGGATTGAGATTGAAAATAACTTGCACAGCTTTGTTGTCGAAGATAAAAAGCACCCACAAGCTGAGATCATATATGGAGTTTTGGCAGAGTTGTTTGGGCACATGATAGATGAAGGTTATGTGCCAGATAAGAGATACATTCTCGCATACGTGAATCAAGATGAAAAGGG CGTTACAAACCCCAATAACTGTCGCAACTTTCCCTCCAAAACAATCCCACTTCGTTTATTCCCTTCTCTTTCAACTTCTTCTAAGTTCAAGCCTCATTGCTTAGGGAGAGCTGAAGAGGATTCCCCTCTCTCCACTTCTTCAGCTTACACAGTACTTGGCATCAAGCCTGGTTGCTCTGCTGCCGCGATCAAAGCAGCTTTCAGGGCTAAA GTGAAGCAATTTCATCCTGATCTTAATAAGGATGGCAAGGTCTCTGATTTAATGATTCGCCGCGTAATTCAAGCGTATGAG ATGTTATCTAATTTCAGCCGACCAGAGATCATTGAAAG GGAATGTTTGGATCCATTTGAAGAGCCAGAGTGTGAAGCATTTGATATCTTTGTTAATGAAGTTCTTTGTGTCGGCAAAG GGTGTCCATATTCATGCGTACAAAGAGCCCCTTATGCCTTCACTTATGCTTCTTCAACTGGAACTGCACGGGCGACATCTCAAG GGCATGGCGAAGACTACCAAGTTCAGCTTGCAGTTGGTCAATGCCCCAGAAGCTGTATTCATTATGTTACACCTTCACAGAGAATTATACTTGAGGAATTACTTGACAG TATCTTGGAGGTGCCTTATGATTGTTCAGCTGAGGCAGACTTGCTTTATTCACTTATCGTTAAAGCTAGGTTTGAGAACAATCGGTTCAGGAAGCCAAAGAAGCAACCAAAGACCTCAACCAAACATGTagattggttttga